A single Brassica rapa cultivar Chiifu-401-42 chromosome A04, CAAS_Brap_v3.01, whole genome shotgun sequence DNA region contains:
- the LOC103865559 gene encoding protein SHOOT GRAVITROPISM 6 isoform X1, which yields MASSSLGSSIPAPEAVQLLVSSLADDSSVVREASMASLRDIASLNPLLVLDCCYAVSRGGRRRFGNMAGVFQVMAFSVGALETGESDEAFMGKLAKIATAEIISSKELNADWQRQASGLLVSIGTHFPDLMMEELFLHLSGPASASPAMVQILADFASSDALQFTPRLKDVLSRVLPILGNVRDVHRPIFANAFKCWSQAVWLYITDLTSDSPLDSDVMSFLNSVFELLLRVWTTSRDHKVRVSTVEALGQMVGLITRTQLKSALPRLIPAILELYKKDHDDALLATCSLYNLLNASLLSESGPPLLEFEDLTIVLSTLLPVISINSENKRHSGSSVGRKAYNEVQRCFLTVGLVYPEDLFTFLLNKCKLKEDHLTFGALCVLKHLLPRLLEAWHSKRPLLIEAARSLLDEQSLAVRKALSELIVVMASHCYLVGPSGELFVEYLVRHSAIGEIDNLKAKGEPISPTQLRAVCGKGLLLLTVTIPEMEYILWPFLLKMIVPKVYTGAVATVCRCISELCRRRSSTTPMLIECKARADIPSPEELFTRLVVLLHNPLAKEQLATQILTVLNYLSPLFPKNISMFWQDEIPKMKAYVYDTEDLKLDPSYQENWDDMIINFLAESLDVTHDADWVISLGNAFAKQYNLYTPDDDHAALLHRCMGILLQKVNDRAYVRDKIDWMYEQADISIPANRLGLAKAMGLVAASHLDTVLEKLKVILDNVGQSIFQRILSLFSESYKTEDSDDIHAALALMYGYAAKYAPSSVIEARIDALVGTNMLSRLLHVRQQTAKQAVITAIDLLGRAVINASESGATFPLKRRDMMLDYVLTLMGRDENEGFAESSLELLHTQALALNACTTLVSVEPKLTVETRNRVMKATLGFFALPNDPSDVIGPLIDNLVSLLCAILLTSGEDGRSRAEQLLHLLRQLDQYVSSPVDYQRKRGCMAVHEMLLKFRKLCVAGYCALGCSGDCPHRKYVDRSMQGNFSNLPSVFLFPDREVLCLGDRVITYLPRCADTNSEVRKISAQILDQFFSISLSLPKAALSSGLDSEESYKALSSLEDVIAILKSDASIDPSEVFNRIVSSICALLTVDELVAALHSCTPAICDKIRQSAEGAIQAVTEFVSRRGSQLNDNDISRTTQSLLSAAVHITEKSLRVEAIGAISALAENTQSSIVFSEVLATAGKDIVTKDITRMRGGWPMQDAFYAFSQHTELSVSFMEHLISVLNRSSLVKADSHKDSHKGDNTSSSSETHVEDELLQAAIFALTAFFRGGGKTGKKAVEKSYSSVVGALTLQLGSCHGLASTGQQDPLRVLLTSFQAFCECVGDLEMGKILARNGEQREKEKWVDLIGDIAGCISIKRPKEVQHICIILTKALNRPQRFQREAAAAALSEFIRYSGDFSSVMEEMVEALCRHVSDDSPTVRRLCLRGLVQMPSACMNHYTTQVIGVILALLDDLDESVQLTAVSCLLMVTESASNDAVEPILLNLSVRLRNLQISMDPKMRANAFAAFGALSKYATGGQREGFVEQIHSTLPRLVVHLHDDDPSIRQACRVTLKQFAPLMDIQNDSTLFDSRAFGSDHRNDYENFVRELSRHLVHESERVDTYMASTIQAFDAPWPVIQANAIHFSTTMLSLSEDQHMFFHYYPQVFETLVNKMTRSQDSVVRAACSSAFGLLLRSTKSTLWRGARLDRTDSGRKSNDPESAKK from the exons ATGGCTTCTTCAAGTCTCGGGAGCTCAATCCCCGCGCCAG AGGCTGTTCAGCTTCTGGTGTCTTCTCTAGCTGATGATTCCTCTGTGGTGAGAGAAGCTTCCATGGCTTCATTGAGAGACATTGCCTCACT GAATCCGCTTCTGGTGCTAGATTGTTGCTATGCTGTGTCACGTGGAGGAAGAAGG CGGTTTGGTAACATGGCTGGGGTTTTTCAAGTGATGGCATTCAGTGTTGGTGCGTTGGAGACAGGGGAGAGTGATGAAGCTTTCATGGGGAAGCTTGCTAAGATTGCTACAGCTGAGATTATATCTTCCAAG GAACTAAATGCTGATTGGCAAAGGCAAGCGTCAGGGCTCCTTGTCTCAATTGGAACACATTTTCCTGATCTT ATGATGGAAGAATTATTTCTTCATCTGTCTGGTCCGGCTTCAGCTTCGCCTGCTATGGTTCAAATTCTTGCTGATTTTGCCTCTTCTGATG cTTTGCAGTTCACTCCACGCCTTAAAGATGTACTTTCAAGGGTGTTGCCTATTCTTGGGAATGTTCGAGATGTACACCGACCAATATTTGCAAATG CATTTAAGTGCTGGTCTCAGGCAGTGTGGCTATACATCACCGATCTTACCTCAGATTCTCCTCTTGACAGCGATGTCAT GTCTTTTCTAAATTCAGTTTTTGAGCTGTTGTTGAGAGTTTGGACAACTTCCCGAGATCATAAG GTACGAGTATCTACTGTAGAGGCTCTGGGTCAGATGGTCGGTCTTATCACGCGGACACAACTGAAGTCAGCATTACCAAGGCTTATTCCAGCAATACTTGAATT GTATAAGAAAGATCATGACGATGCTCTTTTGGCGACATGTAGTCTTTACAACCTATTAAATGCCTCATTACTTTCTGAATCTGGTCCTCCGCTGCTTGAGTTCGAG GACCTTACAATTGTTCTGTCGACACTTCTTCCTGTGATCAGTATAAATAGTGAAAACAAAAGGCACTCAGGTAGTTCAGTGGGACGAAAG GCATACAATGAAGTGCAGCGGTGTTTTCTGACTGTTGGCTTGGTTTACCCCGAGGATTTGTTTACATTTCTTCTTAAT AAATGCAAGTTGAAAGAAGACCATTTGACTTTTGGTGCCCTCTGTGTCTTGAAACATCTGCTTCCGAG GTTACTTGAAGCTTGGCACTCAAAACGGCCTCTTTTGATTGAGGCTGCAAGGTCTTTGTTAGATGAGCAAAGTTTAGCTGTTCGAAAAGCTCTTTCAGAG TTGATCGTGGTCATGGCTTCACATTGCTATCTGGTCGGTCCATCTGGGGAATTATTTGTTGAATACCTTGTACGCCATTCTGCAATAGGAGAGATTGATAATCTGAAG GCAAAAGGGGAGCCAATTAGTCCAACACAGCTAAGAGCAGTTTGTGGAAAAGGTCTTCTGCTCTTGACCGTTACAATCCCAGAGATGGAG TACATTCTTTGGCCTTTCCTACTGAAAATGATTGTCCCTAAGGTTTACACTGGCGCTGTTGCAACA GTCTGTAGATGCATATCTGAATTGTGTCGTCGTAGATCTTCAACCACCCCCATGTTGATTGAGTGTAAAGCTCGTGCTGATATTCCAAGCCCCGAG GAGTTATTTACCCGTTTGGTGGTTCTTTTACACAACCCTCTGGCAAAAGAGCAGTTAGCAACCCAAATTTTGACG GTCCTTAACTATTTGTCCCCTCTTTTTCCAAAGAACATAAGCATGTTTTGGCAAGATGAG ATTCCAAAAATGAAGGCATATGTTTATGACACGGAAGATCTGAAGCTTGATCCATCTTACCAGGAAAACTGGGATGACATGATAATCAAT TTTTTAGCAGAATCACTGGATGTCACTCACGATGCTGACTGGGTTATATCTCTTGGAAATGCTTTTGCAAAACAATACAATCTTTATACTCCGGATGATGACCATGCAGCACTTCTACACCG ATGTATGGGAATACTTCTCCAGAAAGTTAATGATAGAGCATATGTTCGTGACAAGATTGACTGGATGTACGAACAGGCTGACATTTCTATACCTGCAAATAGACTTGGTTTAGCGAAGGCCATGGGGCTG GTCGCTGCTTCTCATTTGGACACTGTACTGGAAAAGCTCAAAGTCATTTTGGATAATGTTGGACAGAGTATTTTCCAAAG GATCTTATCTCTCTTCTCTGAGAGCTATAAAACAGAAGACAGTGATGATATACATGCTGCTTTGGCTTTGATGTATGGATATGCTGCGAAATATGCCCCCTCATCGGTTATTGAGGCCAGAATAGATGCACTTGTC GGCACGAATATGCTTTCACGGCTTCTTCATGTGCGACAGCAAACAGCAAAACAAGCTGTTATAACTGCTATTGATTTGTTAG GTCGTGCTGTCATAAATGCTTCCGAGAGTGGTGCTACATTTCCATTGAAAAGAAGAGATATGATGCTTGATTATGTATTGACATTGATGGGGCGAGATGAAAATGAAGGTTTTGCAGAATCTAGTCTTGAACTTTTACACACTCAG GCACTTGCTCTAAATGCCTGCACAACCCTGGTCTCTGTTGAACCGAAGCTGACCGTTGAAACTCGAAATCGAGTCATGAAG GCTACGTTGGGATTCTTTGCTCTGCCTAATGATCCATCAGATGTCATAGGTCCCCTTATAGACAATCTTGTGTCTCTTTTGTGTGCCATCCTCCTTACAAG TGGAGAGGATGGCAGAAGTCGAGCTGAGCAGCTTCTGCATCTGCTTAGACAGCTTGATCAATATGTTTCTTCGCCCGTTGACTACCAAAGAAAAAGAGGTTGTATGGCAGTTCATGAGATGCTTCTGAAGTTTCGTAAGCTTTGCGTTGCTGGCTACTGTGCTCTTGGTTGTTCCGGTGATTGCCCACACAGAAAGTATGTAGACCGCAGTATGCAGGGGAATTTTTCAAATCTACCAT CGGTATTTTTATTTCCTGACCGCGAGGTATTGTGTTTGGGAGATAGAGTCATAACCTATCTGCCACGCTGTGCTGACACAAATTCTGAAGTTCGGAAAATTTCTGCACAG ATTCTTGACCAGTTCTTCAGCATTTCTCTTTCCCTTCCAAAAGCAGCACTCTCAAGTGGGTTGGATTCTGAAGAATCTTATAAAGCCTTGTCTTCCCTTGAGGATGTCATTGCCATTTTGAAAAGT GATGCCTCTATTGATCCATCGGAAGTTTTTAACAGAATCGTCTCATCCATTTGTGCTCTTTTAACGGTGGATGAG CTCGTAGCAGCCTTGCACAGTTGCACTCCGGCCATCTGTGACAAAATCAGGCAATCTGCGGAGGGAGCCATTCAAGCGGTTACTGAGTTTGTTTCAAGAAGAGGGAGTCAGCTTAATGACAATGATATTTCAAG GACGACTCAGTCCTTGCTCTCGGCAGCAGTTCATATAACTGAGAAGAGTTTACGTGTTGAAGCTATTGGAGCG ATCTCTGCACTGGCAGAGAACACACAATCATCGATAGTGTTTAGTGAAGTGTTGGCTACTGCTGGAAAGGACATCGTGACAAAGGACATAACTAGGATGCGTGGTGGCTGGCCAATGCAAGATGCATTCTAT GCTTTCTCTCAACATACAGAGCTTTCAGTTTCGTTCATGGAACACTTGATATCTGTTCTCAATCGTAGTTCTTTAGTTAAAGCTGATTCACATAAGGATTCACATAAGGGAGATAATACAAGCTCTTCTTCTGAAACACATGTAGAAGATGAGTTACTTCAAGCTGCCATTTTTGCTCTCACTGCTTTTTTTAG AGGTGGCGGAAAAACTGGAAAGAAAGCTGTTGAGAAAAGCTACTCTTCTGTCGTTGGAGCACTTACTCTTCAACTCGGAAGCTGCCATGGACTTGCAAGCACTGGTCAGCAAGATCCATTACG GGTACTTCTGACTTCCTTCCAGGCTTTCTGTGAGTGTGTTGGTGATTTAGAGATGGGCAAG ATTTTGGCTCGTAATGGAGagcaaagagaaaaagaaaagtggGTTGATCTTATTGGCGATATTGCTGGATGCATTTCAATTAAGAGACCAAAGGAG GTTCAACATATTTGCATAATTTTAACGAAAGCACTAAACCGTCCACAAAGATTCCAAAGGGAAGCTGCTGCCGCTGCATTGTCAGAGTTCATACGCTACag TGGTGATTTTAGTTCTGTGATGGAGGAGATGGTCGAAGCACTCTGCCGACATGTGTCAGATGATTCTCCGACTGTAAGGCGCCTTTGTCTGAGAGGATTAGTGCAG ATGCCATCTGCTTGTATGAACCACTACACAACTCAAGTTATTGGTGTAATATTAGCGTTGCTAGATGATTTGGATGAATCAGTCCAACTAACTGCTGTGTCATGCTTATTGATG gtCACGGAGTCAGCATCTAATGATGCTGTTGAACCTATCTTGTTGAATTTATCTGTTCGGCTTCGTAACCTTCAG ATTAGCATGGACCCGAAGATGAGAGCCAACGCATTTGCAGCTTTTGGAGCGTTAAGTAAATATGCTACTGGAGGGCAACGGGAGGGATTTGTTGAGCAG ATTCATTCCACACTTCCCCGCTTGGTAGTACACCTCCATGACGACGACCCTAGCATTAGGCAGGCTTGTCGG GTAACCCTCAAGCAGTTTGCTCCACTCATGGACATACAAAATGATTCTACTCTGTTTGATTCACGTGCTTTTGGTTCTGACCATAG aaatGACTATGAAAACTTCGTAAGGGAACTCTCTAGGCACTTGGTTCATGAGTCGGAAAGAGTTGACACTTACATGGCCTCAACCATCCAG GCTTTTGATGCACCTTGGCCAGTAATTCAAGCAAACGCAATACACTTCTCCACCACCATGTTATCACTTTCAGAGGATCAGCATATGTTCTTTCACTACTATCCACAG GTGTTTGAAACGCTGGTTAACAAGATGACCCGGTCACAAGATTCAGTTGTGAGAGCGGCATGCTCATCAGCCTTTGGGTTGCTGCTAAGATCAACCAAGTCAACATTGTGGAGAGGAGCTCGACTTGATCGGACCGACTCAGGTAGAAAATCCAATGATCCCGAGTCTGCTAAGAAGTAA
- the LOC103865559 gene encoding protein SHOOT GRAVITROPISM 6 isoform X2 produces MFTPRLKDVLSRVLPILGNVRDVHRPIFANAFKCWSQAVWLYITDLTSDSPLDSDVMSFLNSVFELLLRVWTTSRDHKVRVSTVEALGQMVGLITRTQLKSALPRLIPAILELYKKDHDDALLATCSLYNLLNASLLSESGPPLLEFEDLTIVLSTLLPVISINSENKRHSGSSVGRKAYNEVQRCFLTVGLVYPEDLFTFLLNKCKLKEDHLTFGALCVLKHLLPRLLEAWHSKRPLLIEAARSLLDEQSLAVRKALSELIVVMASHCYLVGPSGELFVEYLVRHSAIGEIDNLKAKGEPISPTQLRAVCGKGLLLLTVTIPEMEYILWPFLLKMIVPKVYTGAVATVCRCISELCRRRSSTTPMLIECKARADIPSPEELFTRLVVLLHNPLAKEQLATQILTVLNYLSPLFPKNISMFWQDEIPKMKAYVYDTEDLKLDPSYQENWDDMIINFLAESLDVTHDADWVISLGNAFAKQYNLYTPDDDHAALLHRCMGILLQKVNDRAYVRDKIDWMYEQADISIPANRLGLAKAMGLVAASHLDTVLEKLKVILDNVGQSIFQRILSLFSESYKTEDSDDIHAALALMYGYAAKYAPSSVIEARIDALVGTNMLSRLLHVRQQTAKQAVITAIDLLGRAVINASESGATFPLKRRDMMLDYVLTLMGRDENEGFAESSLELLHTQALALNACTTLVSVEPKLTVETRNRVMKATLGFFALPNDPSDVIGPLIDNLVSLLCAILLTSGEDGRSRAEQLLHLLRQLDQYVSSPVDYQRKRGCMAVHEMLLKFRKLCVAGYCALGCSGDCPHRKYVDRSMQGNFSNLPSVFLFPDREVLCLGDRVITYLPRCADTNSEVRKISAQILDQFFSISLSLPKAALSSGLDSEESYKALSSLEDVIAILKSDASIDPSEVFNRIVSSICALLTVDELVAALHSCTPAICDKIRQSAEGAIQAVTEFVSRRGSQLNDNDISRTTQSLLSAAVHITEKSLRVEAIGAISALAENTQSSIVFSEVLATAGKDIVTKDITRMRGGWPMQDAFYAFSQHTELSVSFMEHLISVLNRSSLVKADSHKDSHKGDNTSSSSETHVEDELLQAAIFALTAFFRGGGKTGKKAVEKSYSSVVGALTLQLGSCHGLASTGQQDPLRVLLTSFQAFCECVGDLEMGKILARNGEQREKEKWVDLIGDIAGCISIKRPKEVQHICIILTKALNRPQRFQREAAAAALSEFIRYSGDFSSVMEEMVEALCRHVSDDSPTVRRLCLRGLVQMPSACMNHYTTQVIGVILALLDDLDESVQLTAVSCLLMVTESASNDAVEPILLNLSVRLRNLQISMDPKMRANAFAAFGALSKYATGGQREGFVEQIHSTLPRLVVHLHDDDPSIRQACRVTLKQFAPLMDIQNDSTLFDSRAFGSDHRNDYENFVRELSRHLVHESERVDTYMASTIQAFDAPWPVIQANAIHFSTTMLSLSEDQHMFFHYYPQVFETLVNKMTRSQDSVVRAACSSAFGLLLRSTKSTLWRGARLDRTDSGRKSNDPESAKK; encoded by the exons ATG TTCACTCCACGCCTTAAAGATGTACTTTCAAGGGTGTTGCCTATTCTTGGGAATGTTCGAGATGTACACCGACCAATATTTGCAAATG CATTTAAGTGCTGGTCTCAGGCAGTGTGGCTATACATCACCGATCTTACCTCAGATTCTCCTCTTGACAGCGATGTCAT GTCTTTTCTAAATTCAGTTTTTGAGCTGTTGTTGAGAGTTTGGACAACTTCCCGAGATCATAAG GTACGAGTATCTACTGTAGAGGCTCTGGGTCAGATGGTCGGTCTTATCACGCGGACACAACTGAAGTCAGCATTACCAAGGCTTATTCCAGCAATACTTGAATT GTATAAGAAAGATCATGACGATGCTCTTTTGGCGACATGTAGTCTTTACAACCTATTAAATGCCTCATTACTTTCTGAATCTGGTCCTCCGCTGCTTGAGTTCGAG GACCTTACAATTGTTCTGTCGACACTTCTTCCTGTGATCAGTATAAATAGTGAAAACAAAAGGCACTCAGGTAGTTCAGTGGGACGAAAG GCATACAATGAAGTGCAGCGGTGTTTTCTGACTGTTGGCTTGGTTTACCCCGAGGATTTGTTTACATTTCTTCTTAAT AAATGCAAGTTGAAAGAAGACCATTTGACTTTTGGTGCCCTCTGTGTCTTGAAACATCTGCTTCCGAG GTTACTTGAAGCTTGGCACTCAAAACGGCCTCTTTTGATTGAGGCTGCAAGGTCTTTGTTAGATGAGCAAAGTTTAGCTGTTCGAAAAGCTCTTTCAGAG TTGATCGTGGTCATGGCTTCACATTGCTATCTGGTCGGTCCATCTGGGGAATTATTTGTTGAATACCTTGTACGCCATTCTGCAATAGGAGAGATTGATAATCTGAAG GCAAAAGGGGAGCCAATTAGTCCAACACAGCTAAGAGCAGTTTGTGGAAAAGGTCTTCTGCTCTTGACCGTTACAATCCCAGAGATGGAG TACATTCTTTGGCCTTTCCTACTGAAAATGATTGTCCCTAAGGTTTACACTGGCGCTGTTGCAACA GTCTGTAGATGCATATCTGAATTGTGTCGTCGTAGATCTTCAACCACCCCCATGTTGATTGAGTGTAAAGCTCGTGCTGATATTCCAAGCCCCGAG GAGTTATTTACCCGTTTGGTGGTTCTTTTACACAACCCTCTGGCAAAAGAGCAGTTAGCAACCCAAATTTTGACG GTCCTTAACTATTTGTCCCCTCTTTTTCCAAAGAACATAAGCATGTTTTGGCAAGATGAG ATTCCAAAAATGAAGGCATATGTTTATGACACGGAAGATCTGAAGCTTGATCCATCTTACCAGGAAAACTGGGATGACATGATAATCAAT TTTTTAGCAGAATCACTGGATGTCACTCACGATGCTGACTGGGTTATATCTCTTGGAAATGCTTTTGCAAAACAATACAATCTTTATACTCCGGATGATGACCATGCAGCACTTCTACACCG ATGTATGGGAATACTTCTCCAGAAAGTTAATGATAGAGCATATGTTCGTGACAAGATTGACTGGATGTACGAACAGGCTGACATTTCTATACCTGCAAATAGACTTGGTTTAGCGAAGGCCATGGGGCTG GTCGCTGCTTCTCATTTGGACACTGTACTGGAAAAGCTCAAAGTCATTTTGGATAATGTTGGACAGAGTATTTTCCAAAG GATCTTATCTCTCTTCTCTGAGAGCTATAAAACAGAAGACAGTGATGATATACATGCTGCTTTGGCTTTGATGTATGGATATGCTGCGAAATATGCCCCCTCATCGGTTATTGAGGCCAGAATAGATGCACTTGTC GGCACGAATATGCTTTCACGGCTTCTTCATGTGCGACAGCAAACAGCAAAACAAGCTGTTATAACTGCTATTGATTTGTTAG GTCGTGCTGTCATAAATGCTTCCGAGAGTGGTGCTACATTTCCATTGAAAAGAAGAGATATGATGCTTGATTATGTATTGACATTGATGGGGCGAGATGAAAATGAAGGTTTTGCAGAATCTAGTCTTGAACTTTTACACACTCAG GCACTTGCTCTAAATGCCTGCACAACCCTGGTCTCTGTTGAACCGAAGCTGACCGTTGAAACTCGAAATCGAGTCATGAAG GCTACGTTGGGATTCTTTGCTCTGCCTAATGATCCATCAGATGTCATAGGTCCCCTTATAGACAATCTTGTGTCTCTTTTGTGTGCCATCCTCCTTACAAG TGGAGAGGATGGCAGAAGTCGAGCTGAGCAGCTTCTGCATCTGCTTAGACAGCTTGATCAATATGTTTCTTCGCCCGTTGACTACCAAAGAAAAAGAGGTTGTATGGCAGTTCATGAGATGCTTCTGAAGTTTCGTAAGCTTTGCGTTGCTGGCTACTGTGCTCTTGGTTGTTCCGGTGATTGCCCACACAGAAAGTATGTAGACCGCAGTATGCAGGGGAATTTTTCAAATCTACCAT CGGTATTTTTATTTCCTGACCGCGAGGTATTGTGTTTGGGAGATAGAGTCATAACCTATCTGCCACGCTGTGCTGACACAAATTCTGAAGTTCGGAAAATTTCTGCACAG ATTCTTGACCAGTTCTTCAGCATTTCTCTTTCCCTTCCAAAAGCAGCACTCTCAAGTGGGTTGGATTCTGAAGAATCTTATAAAGCCTTGTCTTCCCTTGAGGATGTCATTGCCATTTTGAAAAGT GATGCCTCTATTGATCCATCGGAAGTTTTTAACAGAATCGTCTCATCCATTTGTGCTCTTTTAACGGTGGATGAG CTCGTAGCAGCCTTGCACAGTTGCACTCCGGCCATCTGTGACAAAATCAGGCAATCTGCGGAGGGAGCCATTCAAGCGGTTACTGAGTTTGTTTCAAGAAGAGGGAGTCAGCTTAATGACAATGATATTTCAAG GACGACTCAGTCCTTGCTCTCGGCAGCAGTTCATATAACTGAGAAGAGTTTACGTGTTGAAGCTATTGGAGCG ATCTCTGCACTGGCAGAGAACACACAATCATCGATAGTGTTTAGTGAAGTGTTGGCTACTGCTGGAAAGGACATCGTGACAAAGGACATAACTAGGATGCGTGGTGGCTGGCCAATGCAAGATGCATTCTAT GCTTTCTCTCAACATACAGAGCTTTCAGTTTCGTTCATGGAACACTTGATATCTGTTCTCAATCGTAGTTCTTTAGTTAAAGCTGATTCACATAAGGATTCACATAAGGGAGATAATACAAGCTCTTCTTCTGAAACACATGTAGAAGATGAGTTACTTCAAGCTGCCATTTTTGCTCTCACTGCTTTTTTTAG AGGTGGCGGAAAAACTGGAAAGAAAGCTGTTGAGAAAAGCTACTCTTCTGTCGTTGGAGCACTTACTCTTCAACTCGGAAGCTGCCATGGACTTGCAAGCACTGGTCAGCAAGATCCATTACG GGTACTTCTGACTTCCTTCCAGGCTTTCTGTGAGTGTGTTGGTGATTTAGAGATGGGCAAG ATTTTGGCTCGTAATGGAGagcaaagagaaaaagaaaagtggGTTGATCTTATTGGCGATATTGCTGGATGCATTTCAATTAAGAGACCAAAGGAG GTTCAACATATTTGCATAATTTTAACGAAAGCACTAAACCGTCCACAAAGATTCCAAAGGGAAGCTGCTGCCGCTGCATTGTCAGAGTTCATACGCTACag TGGTGATTTTAGTTCTGTGATGGAGGAGATGGTCGAAGCACTCTGCCGACATGTGTCAGATGATTCTCCGACTGTAAGGCGCCTTTGTCTGAGAGGATTAGTGCAG ATGCCATCTGCTTGTATGAACCACTACACAACTCAAGTTATTGGTGTAATATTAGCGTTGCTAGATGATTTGGATGAATCAGTCCAACTAACTGCTGTGTCATGCTTATTGATG gtCACGGAGTCAGCATCTAATGATGCTGTTGAACCTATCTTGTTGAATTTATCTGTTCGGCTTCGTAACCTTCAG ATTAGCATGGACCCGAAGATGAGAGCCAACGCATTTGCAGCTTTTGGAGCGTTAAGTAAATATGCTACTGGAGGGCAACGGGAGGGATTTGTTGAGCAG ATTCATTCCACACTTCCCCGCTTGGTAGTACACCTCCATGACGACGACCCTAGCATTAGGCAGGCTTGTCGG GTAACCCTCAAGCAGTTTGCTCCACTCATGGACATACAAAATGATTCTACTCTGTTTGATTCACGTGCTTTTGGTTCTGACCATAG aaatGACTATGAAAACTTCGTAAGGGAACTCTCTAGGCACTTGGTTCATGAGTCGGAAAGAGTTGACACTTACATGGCCTCAACCATCCAG GCTTTTGATGCACCTTGGCCAGTAATTCAAGCAAACGCAATACACTTCTCCACCACCATGTTATCACTTTCAGAGGATCAGCATATGTTCTTTCACTACTATCCACAG GTGTTTGAAACGCTGGTTAACAAGATGACCCGGTCACAAGATTCAGTTGTGAGAGCGGCATGCTCATCAGCCTTTGGGTTGCTGCTAAGATCAACCAAGTCAACATTGTGGAGAGGAGCTCGACTTGATCGGACCGACTCAGGTAGAAAATCCAATGATCCCGAGTCTGCTAAGAAGTAA